A single Cellulomonas sp. SLBN-39 DNA region contains:
- the pheS gene encoding phenylalanine--tRNA ligase subunit alpha, protein MSPDTPLSPLDADGVQAAVDAALVAVAAAGDLDALKTARLAHTGDASPLALANREIGRLPGPDKAAAGRLVGQARGRVNAAVAARTAELEAERDARVLVEETLDVTLPGDRRPAGARHPLSTLSERVADVFVAMGWEIAEGPELEAEWFNFDALNFGVDHPARQMQDTFFVAAQDEDAPEDGSGMVLRTHTSPVQARSLLGRGVPVYIACPGKVFRTDALDATHTPVFHQVEGLAVDKGLTMAHLKGTLDHFARAMFGPDARTRLRPSFFPFTEPSAEMDLWFPQKKGGPGWIEWGGCGMVNPNVLRACGVDPEEYSGFAFGMGIERTLMLRHAIADMRDMVEGDVRFSEQFRTVV, encoded by the coding sequence ATGTCTCCCGACACACCCTTGTCCCCGCTCGACGCCGACGGCGTCCAGGCGGCGGTCGACGCCGCGCTCGTGGCCGTCGCGGCCGCCGGCGACCTCGACGCGCTGAAGACCGCCCGCCTGGCCCACACCGGCGACGCGAGCCCGCTGGCGCTCGCGAACCGCGAGATCGGCCGCCTGCCCGGCCCCGACAAGGCTGCGGCGGGTCGCCTCGTCGGCCAGGCGCGCGGCCGCGTGAACGCCGCCGTCGCGGCGCGCACGGCCGAGCTCGAGGCCGAGCGGGACGCCCGCGTGCTCGTCGAGGAGACCCTCGACGTCACGCTGCCCGGCGACCGTCGTCCCGCCGGCGCGCGCCACCCCCTCTCGACGCTGTCCGAGCGGGTCGCGGACGTGTTCGTCGCGATGGGCTGGGAGATCGCCGAGGGCCCGGAGCTCGAGGCGGAGTGGTTCAACTTCGACGCGCTGAACTTCGGCGTCGACCACCCCGCGCGCCAGATGCAGGACACGTTCTTCGTGGCGGCCCAGGACGAGGACGCGCCCGAGGACGGCTCCGGCATGGTCCTGCGCACCCACACCTCGCCCGTGCAGGCGCGCTCGCTGCTCGGCCGCGGGGTGCCCGTGTACATCGCCTGCCCGGGCAAGGTGTTCCGCACCGACGCGCTGGACGCCACGCACACGCCGGTCTTCCACCAGGTCGAGGGGCTCGCCGTCGACAAGGGCCTGACCATGGCGCACCTCAAGGGCACCCTCGACCACTTCGCGCGCGCGATGTTCGGCCCCGACGCGCGCACCCGGCTGCGGCCGTCGTTCTTCCCGTTCACCGAGCCGTCCGCCGAGATGGACCTGTGGTTCCCGCAGAAGAAGGGCGGCCCCGGCTGGATCGAGTGGGGCGGCTGCGGCATGGTCAACCCGAACGTGCTCCGCGCGTGCGGCGTGGACCCCGAGGAGTACTCGGGGTTCGCGTTCGGCATGGGCATCGAGCGCACCCTGATGCTCCGTCACGCGATCGCGGACATGCGTGACATGGTCGAGGGCGACGTCCGTTTCTCCGAGCAGTTCCGGACGGTGGTCTGA